The Campylobacterota bacterium genome includes a window with the following:
- the gmhA gene encoding D-sedoheptulose 7-phosphate isomerase has protein sequence MKNYIIKQIADSAATKQAILENDELVERLVSVAQACVDVYKNGKKILIAGNGGSAADAQHFAAELVGRYGFDRPSLPSIALTTDSSNLTAIGNDYGYEYVFSRQLEGLAQEGDLFIGISTSGNSQNVINAFESAKQRGVTTVALVGRDGGKMAAMADFAIVIPSNATPRIQESHLLIEHMICDIIEKEMFGGGVA, from the coding sequence ATGAAAAATTATATTATCAAGCAAATCGCCGACTCGGCGGCGACCAAACAGGCGATTTTGGAAAACGATGAGCTGGTGGAGCGTTTGGTTTCGGTGGCTCAGGCCTGCGTCGACGTGTATAAAAACGGCAAAAAGATTCTGATCGCGGGCAACGGCGGTTCGGCCGCCGACGCGCAGCATTTTGCCGCCGAACTCGTCGGACGTTACGGTTTCGACCGCCCCTCGCTCCCCTCGATTGCCCTGACGACGGACAGTTCTAACCTTACCGCGATCGGAAACGATTACGGCTACGAGTACGTTTTCTCCCGTCAGCTTGAAGGGTTGGCCCAGGAGGGGGACCTTTTTATCGGGATTTCGACGTCGGGGAATTCCCAAAACGTCATCAACGCATTTGAATCGGCCAAACAACGCGGCGTAACCACCGTGGCGCTGGTCGGACGCGACGGCGGAAAAATGGCCGCGATGGCCGACTTCGCGATCGTGATCCCCTCCAACGCGACGCCGCGTATCCAGGAATCGCACCTGCTGATCGAGCACATGATTTGCGACATTATCGAAAAAGAGATGTTCGGCGGCGGAGTAGCGTAA
- the gmhB gene encoding D-glycero-beta-D-manno-heptose 1,7-bisphosphate 7-phosphatase yields the protein MVKALFLDRDGVVNVEKNYLHKIEDFELLEGIVEVCRAYQQKGYRIIIVTNQSGIARGYYTDEDFHRLSEWMKGHFASMGVDITDIFYCPHHEEISGHCDCRKPSPGMFLDAQRRYGIDMAASVMIGDNERDITAAKRAGVGTNILLSETAEKSEADRIIRSLRELL from the coding sequence GTGGTCAAAGCCCTTTTCCTCGATCGTGACGGCGTCGTCAACGTCGAAAAGAACTACCTTCATAAAATCGAGGATTTCGAACTGCTCGAAGGGATCGTCGAGGTGTGCCGCGCGTACCAGCAAAAGGGGTACCGGATCATCATCGTCACGAACCAATCGGGTATTGCGCGCGGTTATTACACCGACGAAGATTTTCATCGTCTCAGCGAGTGGATGAAAGGGCATTTTGCTTCTATGGGGGTCGATATCACCGATATTTTTTATTGCCCCCATCACGAGGAGATCAGCGGCCATTGTGATTGCCGCAAGCCGAGTCCGGGGATGTTTCTTGACGCACAGCGCCGATACGGTATCGATATGGCCGCTTCGGTGATGATCGGCGACAACGAACGTGATATCACGGCGGCAAAACGGGCGGGGGTGGGGACGAATATCCTCCTCTCCGAAACGGCGGAAAAATCCGAAGCGGATCGAATCATCCGCTCACTCAGGGAATTGCTGTGA
- a CDS encoding asparaginase domain-containing protein — MIAIYNTGGTFNKRYDPLKGELFVPHDNTAIEAVVATFAEAVEIKGAIYKDSLEMDDADRSLLCERIASDQADRIVVVHGTDTMDQSASAVATLKLDKTVVFTGAMVPFWIDTIEATANLAMALGYARNAEAGVYIVMQGVCGTYDTVVKNREVGKFEHV; from the coding sequence GTGATAGCGATCTACAATACCGGCGGAACGTTCAACAAGCGCTATGATCCTCTCAAAGGGGAACTTTTCGTACCGCACGACAACACCGCGATCGAAGCGGTTGTAGCTACTTTTGCCGAAGCTGTGGAGATCAAAGGGGCGATTTATAAAGATTCGCTGGAGATGGACGATGCGGACCGCTCGCTGTTGTGCGAGCGGATCGCTTCGGATCAGGCCGATCGGATCGTTGTGGTCCACGGGACCGATACGATGGATCAAAGCGCCTCGGCTGTCGCAACGCTGAAGCTGGACAAAACGGTCGTTTTTACCGGAGCCATGGTCCCTTTTTGGATCGATACGATCGAAGCGACGGCAAACCTGGCGATGGCACTGGGCTATGCCCGCAATGCCGAGGCGGGGGTCTACATCGTGATGCAGGGGGTCTGCGGAACGTACGATACGGTCGTGAAAAATCGGGAAGTGGGGAAATTCGAACATGTCTAA
- a CDS encoding heavy metal translocating P-type ATPase, which translates to MSKVKCDHCHLEFGDNVMIHDGEYRFCCKGCQGIFHLLKDEGLDSFYAKMGDTTLSPPTEQFEASTNFDTPAFAERFITRTKEGFSQVSLIIEGIHCAACVWLNEKALHKMDGVVEAHINYTNNKARITWDAGSVKLSSIIDMIRAIGYNAFPYDATLQEERANKERKDYYLRMAVATFATMNMMWVAIAQYAGYFTGITQEIKTILNVAEWFLATPVLFYSGWVFYRGAYYGLKNKAVNMDLLVVTGSSLAYLYSIYITLTESGEAYFDSVSMIITFVLFGKFLEVLSRKNAADTLDVIGRHIPREVSVVEGDSVREVNVNEVKIGDLIRIRTGEKAAIDGEVVHGEGNFDESSLTGESDPVFKRPGSSIISGTTSIDALLTYRATKDFAHSTLSNLVNLLENAMSNKPRIEQLANRLSQHFSSTILFLAIATFWSWYFWPHTFDRALMVGISVIIIACPCALALATPVATLVGLSLGAKRGILFKSASMIETMAHADTVVLDKTGTITQGRPEVVYATVHESFERSLLYALVSASKHPISRGIAEYLERTETLGALPAFEEIREIPARGIVARSGGMMVAGGNALLMSEAGIEIDSHSDKSLFYYAVNNRLVAVFELRDLPKERAAESVESLKKAGLRVIMLTGDHEASARRVAAEVGIDEVYAHLTPQEKADFIAREHATGHVVVMAGDGVNDLLALANADIGIAMGSGSDIAIEVSDVVLLNDSLASLAEAHAISRRTYRLIKQNLGISLVYNSITIPLAMAGYVIPLIAAISMSFSSLLVVGNSMRVRWLYK; encoded by the coding sequence ATGTCTAAAGTCAAATGCGACCACTGTCACCTGGAGTTTGGCGACAACGTGATGATCCATGACGGCGAATACCGTTTTTGTTGCAAGGGATGCCAGGGGATTTTCCATCTTCTCAAGGACGAAGGGCTGGACAGCTTTTACGCCAAAATGGGGGATACGACCCTCTCCCCCCCCACCGAGCAGTTCGAAGCCAGCACCAATTTCGACACCCCCGCATTCGCCGAGCGTTTCATCACGCGGACCAAAGAGGGGTTCAGCCAGGTATCGCTGATCATCGAGGGGATCCACTGCGCCGCGTGCGTCTGGCTCAACGAAAAAGCGCTCCACAAAATGGACGGGGTTGTTGAAGCCCACATCAACTATACCAACAATAAAGCCCGCATCACCTGGGACGCGGGGAGCGTTAAGCTCTCCTCGATCATCGACATGATCCGGGCGATCGGGTACAACGCGTTCCCTTACGATGCGACGCTGCAGGAAGAGCGCGCCAACAAGGAGCGCAAAGACTATTATCTCCGGATGGCGGTCGCGACGTTTGCGACGATGAATATGATGTGGGTCGCAATCGCCCAGTATGCAGGCTATTTTACCGGGATTACCCAGGAGATCAAAACCATCCTCAACGTTGCCGAGTGGTTTCTCGCGACCCCCGTGCTCTTTTACAGCGGATGGGTTTTTTACCGCGGCGCCTACTACGGGCTCAAAAACAAAGCGGTCAACATGGACCTGCTCGTCGTGACCGGATCGAGCCTGGCGTATCTGTATTCCATTTATATCACCCTTACCGAAAGCGGGGAAGCCTATTTCGATTCAGTATCGATGATTATCACGTTTGTCTTGTTCGGGAAATTTCTCGAAGTGCTGAGCCGTAAAAACGCCGCCGATACCCTCGACGTCATCGGCAGGCATATCCCGCGCGAAGTAAGCGTCGTGGAGGGGGACAGCGTCCGGGAGGTGAACGTCAATGAGGTCAAAATCGGCGACTTGATCCGGATCCGCACGGGAGAAAAAGCGGCGATTGACGGCGAGGTGGTTCACGGTGAGGGGAATTTCGACGAGAGCAGCCTGACCGGCGAATCCGATCCCGTGTTCAAGCGTCCGGGCTCCTCGATTATCAGCGGGACGACGAGCATCGATGCCCTCTTGACCTACCGCGCGACAAAAGATTTTGCCCATTCGACCCTCTCAAACCTGGTCAATCTCCTCGAAAACGCGATGAGCAACAAGCCGCGGATCGAGCAGCTCGCCAACCGTCTCTCCCAGCACTTTTCGTCGACGATATTGTTCTTGGCGATCGCTACGTTCTGGAGCTGGTATTTCTGGCCCCATACGTTCGACCGCGCATTGATGGTAGGGATCTCGGTTATTATCATCGCCTGCCCGTGCGCACTGGCACTGGCAACGCCCGTTGCAACCCTGGTGGGGCTTTCTTTGGGAGCGAAACGGGGGATTCTGTTCAAATCGGCTTCGATGATCGAAACGATGGCCCACGCCGATACGGTGGTCCTGGATAAAACCGGAACGATTACCCAGGGACGTCCCGAAGTCGTTTACGCGACCGTGCATGAGAGTTTTGAACGGTCGCTGCTGTATGCGCTGGTTTCGGCGTCCAAGCATCCCATCAGCCGGGGGATCGCCGAATACCTCGAGAGGACCGAAACCCTCGGCGCACTTCCCGCATTCGAAGAGATCCGCGAGATCCCCGCACGCGGGATCGTCGCGCGCAGCGGCGGGATGATGGTTGCCGGCGGGAATGCGCTGCTCATGAGCGAAGCGGGGATCGAAATCGATTCGCACAGCGATAAGAGCCTCTTTTACTACGCGGTGAACAACCGCCTCGTCGCCGTGTTCGAACTGCGCGATCTCCCGAAAGAAAGAGCGGCCGAATCGGTCGAATCACTCAAAAAAGCGGGACTTCGGGTAATCATGCTCACCGGAGACCACGAAGCCTCGGCGCGTCGGGTTGCGGCCGAAGTGGGGATCGATGAGGTGTATGCCCATTTGACCCCGCAGGAAAAAGCCGATTTTATCGCCCGTGAGCATGCAACAGGACACGTCGTCGTGATGGCCGGGGACGGCGTCAACGACCTGCTCGCGCTGGCCAATGCCGATATCGGGATCGCGATGGGCAGCGGCAGCGACATCGCGATCGAGGTGAGCGACGTCGTACTGCTGAACGATTCGCTCGCATCATTGGCCGAAGCACACGCGATCAGCCGTCGCACCTACCGGCTGATCAAACAAAACCTCGGGATTTCACTGGTGTACAATTCGATCACCATCCCGCTTGCGATGGCAGGGTACGTGATTCCCCTGATCGCGGCGATTTCAATGTCGTTTAGCTCGCTGCTCGTCGTCGGGAACTCGATGCGGGTACGATGGCTCTACAAATAG
- the ccoS gene encoding cbb3-type cytochrome oxidase assembly protein CcoS, which translates to MDSWVIAMMLGASLVLGAVALGAFLWGIKNGQFDDEKKMMNQVLYDDEGELNDAANQQRKREELQKKEYRPE; encoded by the coding sequence ATGGACAGTTGGGTTATAGCAATGATGCTCGGAGCATCGCTGGTATTGGGTGCCGTTGCGTTGGGGGCTTTTTTGTGGGGCATCAAAAACGGTCAGTTCGACGATGAGAAAAAGATGATGAACCAGGTTCTTTACGACGATGAGGGAGAACTCAACGATGCGGCCAATCAGCAGCGCAAACGCGAGGAACTGCAAAAGAAAGAGTATCGTCCCGAATAA
- a CDS encoding c-type cytochrome, translating into MKKIALAMLFAGVSLMAADGKALAGKCAACHGASFEKAALGKSAIVKGQSAAAIEKSLHGYKAGTLNKNGMGALMKGQVASMSDADIKALASYIAGIK; encoded by the coding sequence ATGAAAAAAATTGCTCTTGCAATGTTGTTCGCCGGTGTGTCTTTGATGGCTGCTGACGGTAAAGCTCTTGCCGGTAAATGTGCTGCCTGTCACGGTGCTTCTTTCGAGAAAGCCGCTCTGGGTAAATCTGCGATCGTTAAAGGTCAGTCTGCTGCCGCTATCGAAAAATCTCTTCACGGTTACAAAGCCGGTACTCTGAACAAAAACGGTATGGGTGCCCTGATGAAAGGTCAAGTTGCTTCTATGTCCGATGCTGACATCAAAGCGCTTGCTTCTTACATCGCAGGAATCAAATAA